GGGGGTCTCCTTCCGCCACGACGGACGCATCTCCAGTCTACGGAACGTAGACGGGGATTGAGGAATCGTCCGAACGAGGGACCTGTCGAGCCCGAACGCGACCCACTGTCCGCAAACGCGCGTGGAGTTCCCGAAATCGCTGTCGGGTAGCCGACAGTAACCGCCGCGCCCGCCCCGCTGACGGCGTTCACCGATGTAGTGGCAGGTCACCGGCGCTGCTCTGGCCTGCGGATGCGGCCACCTCACACGGATCTCACATCGACCTCACCGCGGCTTCACGGCGAAAACGCGAGCCTGGTTTCCACGACGCACAGTACGCGGGGGAGTCCACCTCCCCCGCGCCACGAGGAGGCGAGCCGGGTGTCCGTTCCGCTCATGATCGAGGAAGCGTTCGACGTGTACCTCGTGCCCGGGGATGTCGACGCCGACAGCGCCGACGTCCGCCGCAGCGGTGACACTGCGACTGGGGAAGACGACGCCGTCTCCCAGTCCCGCATCGACGGGGCAGAAGACGAGCCAGAGACCCCTCGGCGCACCCGCGGTAGCCGCGGCGCCGACGACTCGACCGGGCGCGGCGTCTCCGCCGACCTGGTCCGCGCTTACCTGAACGGGATCGGCAAGACCAAGCTGCTGACCGCCGTCGAGGAGGTCGACCTGGCCAAGCGCATCGAGGCCGGGCTCTTCGCCGGCCAGGCGCTGGAGGATCCCGCCCGCGTGCTGAGCGCCGACGACCGGGTCGACCTGGCCGAGGTCGCCCGCGACGGCGTCGCCGCGAAGAACCACCTGCTCGAGGCGAACCTGCGCCTGGTCGTCAGCGTGGCCAAGCGGTACACCGGCCGGGGCATGTCGCTGCTCGACCTGATCCAGGAGGGCAACCTCGGCCTGATCCGCGCGGTGGAGAAGTTCGACTACACCAAGGGCTTCAAGTTCTCGACCTACGCCACCTGGTGGATCCGGCAGGCGATCACCCGGGCGATGGCCGACCAGTCCCGCACGATCCGGCTGCCCGTCCAC
The nucleotide sequence above comes from Cryptosporangium minutisporangium. Encoded proteins:
- the sigB gene encoding RNA polymerase sigma factor SigB — translated: MSVPLMIEEAFDVYLVPGDVDADSADVRRSGDTATGEDDAVSQSRIDGAEDEPETPRRTRGSRGADDSTGRGVSADLVRAYLNGIGKTKLLTAVEEVDLAKRIEAGLFAGQALEDPARVLSADDRVDLAEVARDGVAAKNHLLEANLRLVVSVAKRYTGRGMSLLDLIQEGNLGLIRAVEKFDYTKGFKFSTYATWWIRQAITRAMADQSRTIRLPVHLVEQINRLVRARRDLSISLGREPSPAELATELGIEPFRVVELLGYDREPVSLDQTVGDDGESQLGDFIADADPMSPADNVSYALLKAEVNKVLATLSDREREVIRLRFGLDDGRQRTLDEIGRDFGLSRERIRQIEKGTMAKLRDPLRAEPLRAYVS